A window from Candidatus Nitrospira neomarina encodes these proteins:
- a CDS encoding c-type cytochrome: MKPLHSSVGAILISTIMSLIPFLQALAMEEEAQPGKALFQQYCQDCHGPQRDGRGVLRPFLEQDPANLTSQMTQNKSNQELFSMIKKGGGEMHGWADTFTDEQVLDLVHYIRALSP, from the coding sequence ATGAAACCTTTACACTCATCTGTGGGCGCGATCCTCATCTCGACGATCATGAGCCTGATACCCTTTCTCCAGGCTCTAGCTATGGAAGAGGAGGCCCAACCCGGCAAAGCGCTCTTCCAACAATATTGTCAAGATTGTCATGGTCCTCAGAGGGACGGGAGAGGCGTCCTACGTCCTTTCCTGGAACAGGATCCTGCCAATTTGACCTCGCAAATGACACAGAACAAATCCAACCAGGAACTCTTTTCTATGATCAAAAAAGGGGGAGGCGAAATGCATGGCTGGGCGGACACCTTCACCGATGAACAGGTCCTGGACCTGGTGCATTACATCCGTGCACTCTCACCGTAA
- a CDS encoding c-type cytochrome → MKARIMVWSLLLLIGWAIPTGAQEPQVDPLQGEIVYQAHCVRCHGIQGKGDGPDASGLLVPPANFQRMESRAKSETDLRSAIIWGLAFSPMHGWWDKLSVEEIRAVTAYIRRLAPYEPPVP, encoded by the coding sequence ATGAAAGCTCGCATCATGGTTTGGAGTTTATTACTGCTGATCGGGTGGGCCATACCCACTGGAGCCCAGGAACCGCAAGTCGATCCCTTGCAAGGCGAAATTGTGTATCAGGCCCACTGCGTGAGGTGCCACGGTATCCAGGGAAAAGGCGATGGACCGGACGCTTCCGGGCTCCTCGTCCCGCCCGCTAATTTTCAACGCATGGAATCCCGGGCCAAATCGGAGACGGACCTTCGTTCAGCAATCATCTGGGGATTGGCCTTCAGTCCTATGCACGGGTGGTGGGACAAGCTCAGTGTCGAAGAAATCCGCGCGGTCACCGCCTACATCAGACGACTGGCGCCTTATGAACCTCCGGTGCCTTAA
- a CDS encoding chaperone modulator CbpM produces MTDDSDPSLEQVTAEIITFGRIRREEVCTRLGIGEDMLEVCLQWEIIQPPEPDPEGMVLFPEDAIDRLSRGLRLHRDLGINWPGVSVALELLDRIEELEQQIHNLSNQ; encoded by the coding sequence ATGACTGACGACTCGGATCCATCCTTAGAACAGGTTACCGCGGAAATCATCACCTTTGGAAGAATACGCCGTGAAGAAGTCTGTACCCGATTAGGGATCGGTGAAGACATGCTGGAGGTCTGTTTGCAATGGGAAATTATTCAACCACCGGAACCGGACCCGGAAGGGATGGTGTTGTTTCCCGAAGACGCCATTGACCGCTTAAGCCGGGGGCTCCGGTTACATCGAGACTTAGGGATTAACTGGCCGGGAGTCAGCGTGGCTTTGGAATTGTTAGACCGCATCGAAGAACTGGAACAACAGATCCACAATCTTTCCAACCAGTAG
- a CDS encoding J domain-containing protein has product MASAQRDLYDILGVKKNVDAKELKNAYRRLARQYHPDLHPGEKKVEMEKKFKELNEAYEILGDEDNRKKYDQYGMNWKEAEAYERARQQGGGAYPGGGPGGFTQGGADFSDIFENMFRQGAQREGAGFRGFAMAGADLEANLPISLREAFTGTRRALNLSDAGGTPRSIEVRIPAGVRDGERLRVKGKGAPGRGGGPPGDLFFHVQIAPHPVFQRKDSDIVVTLPLWPWEAVLGTDIQVPTLSGTVRLKVPARSQSQQRMRLKGKGLPKRTGGHGDQFVVLDIVTPETPSSEEQQLYEQLAKFDHPDPRSTLLREAAND; this is encoded by the coding sequence ATGGCATCTGCACAACGCGATCTTTACGACATCCTGGGGGTCAAAAAAAACGTTGACGCCAAAGAGCTCAAAAACGCCTATCGTCGGTTGGCACGCCAATATCATCCGGATTTACATCCCGGTGAAAAAAAAGTGGAAATGGAAAAGAAATTCAAAGAGCTGAATGAAGCCTATGAAATTTTAGGGGATGAGGATAATAGAAAAAAATATGATCAATACGGCATGAACTGGAAGGAAGCCGAGGCCTATGAACGGGCCCGCCAACAGGGCGGTGGGGCGTATCCGGGTGGAGGACCTGGTGGATTTACTCAGGGAGGCGCTGATTTCAGTGATATTTTTGAGAACATGTTCCGGCAGGGGGCTCAACGGGAAGGGGCCGGTTTTCGCGGCTTCGCGATGGCGGGTGCCGACCTGGAAGCCAATCTGCCGATCTCACTCCGGGAAGCCTTTACCGGCACGCGCCGCGCCTTAAATCTTTCTGATGCCGGGGGAACCCCTCGCTCAATCGAAGTTCGCATTCCAGCCGGAGTTCGCGATGGCGAACGTCTTCGGGTGAAAGGAAAAGGCGCGCCCGGTCGCGGAGGAGGGCCACCAGGGGATTTATTCTTTCATGTACAAATTGCCCCTCATCCCGTCTTTCAACGCAAAGATTCAGATATTGTGGTCACTCTCCCGCTTTGGCCGTGGGAGGCCGTATTGGGCACCGACATTCAGGTACCCACGTTATCAGGAACAGTCCGTCTGAAAGTTCCCGCCAGGAGCCAATCCCAACAACGAATGCGATTAAAGGGCAAGGGACTGCCCAAACGAACAGGAGGGCATGGAGATCAATTTGTGGTTCTGGACATCGTCACCCCTGAGACTCCTTCCTCCGAGGAACAACAACTCTATGAGCAATTAGCGAAGTTCGATCATCCTGACCCCCGTTCAACTCTTCTTCGTGAGGCCGCTAATGACTGA
- a CDS encoding DegQ family serine endoprotease, with protein MMSQSQQSQKWNGRRITVFTFIGIALLIAGIYLGLGIAGESSFLPGLSPQLKVTATPVSDSSTHPVLRGGLSFGQQDAQAQSTNLIEVAKLARPAVVNISTTGTAKTPETLRSPFFDDPFFRRFFGDEFERRFEPPPSPRQEAGGSGVIVSDDGYIITNNHVIENSDAIQVLLSDKRTFSAKVIGTDPKTDLALLKIEAKDLPVLPWGDSHQLQVGEIVMAVGNPFGLSQTVTMGIVSAVGRANVGIVDYEDFIQTDAAINPGNSGGALVNLQGELIGINTAIFSRSGGYMGIGFAIPSNMAKSIQASLIQHGKVVRGWLGVSIQDLTPDLQAQFDTPDTQGALVSEVLEDSPAKKAGIQRGDIIRKYDSQTVADTRHLRSLVAESVPNSPVTLHVLRDGDPREVQVTLSEMPKDVTALASTGELRGHHALSGITVESLPLGEKGVKVTKVDPESATFRAGIREGDIILEINRKAVDNADDFQRLTGKLGAKDRVLLLLQRGRSTIFFSISP; from the coding sequence ATGATGAGTCAATCGCAACAAAGTCAAAAATGGAATGGACGGCGAATAACCGTTTTCACCTTCATTGGTATAGCGCTGCTGATCGCTGGCATATATTTGGGCTTGGGAATCGCCGGGGAGTCAAGTTTCCTGCCAGGACTCTCGCCACAATTGAAGGTTACCGCTACGCCCGTTTCAGATTCCTCAACACACCCCGTGCTGAGGGGTGGACTTTCCTTTGGGCAACAAGATGCCCAGGCTCAAAGCACCAACCTGATTGAGGTGGCCAAATTGGCGCGTCCCGCTGTGGTCAACATTTCCACAACCGGCACAGCCAAAACCCCGGAAACATTGCGATCACCATTTTTTGATGATCCCTTCTTCCGGCGATTTTTCGGAGATGAATTTGAACGGCGGTTCGAACCACCTCCCTCGCCCCGTCAAGAAGCTGGAGGTTCCGGGGTCATTGTCAGTGACGATGGGTATATCATCACGAATAATCATGTGATTGAAAATAGTGATGCCATTCAAGTGCTGTTATCCGATAAGCGAACCTTTTCAGCCAAGGTCATAGGAACTGATCCCAAAACGGATTTGGCTCTACTCAAAATTGAGGCCAAGGATCTGCCTGTCTTGCCATGGGGAGATTCCCATCAATTACAGGTCGGTGAAATTGTGATGGCCGTTGGCAATCCATTTGGGCTGAGCCAGACCGTCACCATGGGAATTGTCAGTGCGGTGGGTCGGGCCAATGTGGGGATTGTGGATTATGAAGACTTCATTCAGACCGATGCGGCGATCAATCCCGGCAATTCTGGTGGGGCCTTAGTGAATCTCCAGGGAGAGTTGATCGGGATCAATACAGCCATTTTTAGTCGCTCCGGAGGATATATGGGCATTGGCTTTGCCATTCCCAGTAACATGGCCAAGTCTATTCAGGCCAGCCTTATTCAACATGGGAAGGTGGTCAGAGGATGGCTGGGCGTGTCGATTCAGGACCTCACCCCAGATCTCCAAGCCCAATTTGATACTCCTGATACACAGGGGGCCCTGGTCAGCGAAGTGCTGGAAGACAGCCCTGCAAAAAAGGCCGGGATCCAGCGCGGAGATATCATTCGGAAATATGATTCGCAGACTGTGGCCGACACTCGGCATCTCCGATCTTTGGTGGCGGAAAGTGTGCCAAATTCCCCCGTAACATTACATGTCCTCCGGGATGGAGACCCCCGTGAAGTACAAGTGACCCTTTCCGAAATGCCTAAAGATGTCACAGCACTTGCCTCGACAGGAGAATTGAGAGGACATCATGCCTTATCGGGGATCACCGTGGAATCCCTGCCCTTAGGGGAAAAGGGTGTGAAAGTGACAAAGGTTGATCCCGAGAGTGCCACGTTCAGGGCCGGCATACGGGAAGGTGACATTATTCTTGAAATTAACCGTAAGGCCGTCGACAATGCGGATGACTTTCAACGGTTAACAGGGAAACTCGGGGCCAAAGATAGAGTTTTACTGCTCCTCCAACGCGGACGAAGCACGATCTTTTTCTCCATTTCTCCCTAG
- the nhaR gene encoding transcriptional activator NhaR, translating to MDWLNYHHLLYFWEVARKGSIKEACEELHVTQPTISSQLQALEESLGQQLFIRRPRRLLLTEAGRLVFRYADEIFSLGREMTQALSGHPPDRPIRLMVGVIDSLPKMVVYELLAAAFKSESPTQIVCEEGKLERLLADLVIHELDVVLADTPIPSTLRVQAYNHLLGESGVCFFATSELAKVYRKGYPKSLHSAPFLLPKANTVLRQDLENWFALHDVHPKLVGEFEDSAMQKAFGQAGKGIFPGSSIMKAEICRQYQVEVVGDAGQVKQRFYAHTVDRRIKHPSVLAISELAKQRTFGLAGK from the coding sequence ATGGATTGGCTTAATTATCACCACCTTCTGTATTTTTGGGAAGTGGCTCGAAAGGGAAGCATTAAAGAAGCCTGCGAAGAACTGCACGTCACGCAACCCACGATCAGTAGCCAACTGCAAGCATTAGAAGAGTCTCTGGGGCAACAACTTTTTATTCGACGGCCGCGTCGTCTTCTTCTCACGGAAGCCGGTCGTCTGGTTTTTCGCTATGCGGATGAAATTTTCTCGCTGGGTCGTGAGATGACCCAGGCGCTGAGCGGACACCCGCCTGATCGTCCGATCCGGCTCATGGTGGGAGTGATAGACTCCCTGCCCAAAATGGTCGTCTATGAACTTCTGGCGGCGGCTTTCAAGTCAGAAAGTCCGACTCAGATTGTTTGCGAAGAAGGAAAGCTTGAACGCCTCCTGGCGGATTTAGTCATTCATGAACTTGATGTGGTTCTGGCCGATACCCCGATTCCTTCGACTCTTCGGGTTCAAGCCTATAATCATCTTCTTGGCGAATCCGGCGTATGTTTTTTTGCGACGTCAGAATTGGCCAAGGTTTATCGAAAGGGGTATCCGAAGTCCTTACATTCAGCACCTTTCTTATTACCCAAAGCCAATACCGTCCTTCGCCAGGATTTAGAAAATTGGTTTGCTCTTCATGATGTTCATCCGAAACTGGTGGGAGAGTTTGAAGATAGTGCCATGCAAAAGGCCTTTGGGCAGGCAGGAAAGGGGATTTTCCCCGGTTCCTCCATCATGAAGGCTGAAATTTGTCGCCAGTACCAGGTGGAGGTGGTGGGAGATGCGGGTCAGGTTAAGCAACGATTCTATGCGCACACAGTCGATCGCCGGATTAAACACCCGTCAGTGCTAGCGATTTCAGAATTGGCCAAACAAAGAACATTTGGATTGGCTGGAAAATAA
- a CDS encoding Hsp20/alpha crystallin family protein, protein MELKNLLTPWNWFKKEEEQSQSARSQNVSRSTDHPLARFHRDLDQLFDNVFQGFPLWAGGKENGNRGGGLILPQVDIGEGEKEYIITLEVPGVAEKDIHLTLADGTLMIQGEKRSEQEDKNKHYHRVERSYGSFQRMLSLPTDADENNVEAKFKNGVLTITIAKDPGAKPAVRKIAIT, encoded by the coding sequence ATGGAACTCAAAAATCTTCTAACCCCCTGGAATTGGTTCAAAAAAGAGGAAGAACAATCTCAATCAGCACGAAGCCAGAACGTATCCAGGTCGACCGACCATCCTCTGGCTCGGTTCCATCGCGACCTCGACCAACTGTTTGACAACGTCTTCCAAGGATTCCCTCTATGGGCGGGAGGAAAAGAAAACGGAAATCGAGGTGGTGGTTTGATTTTACCTCAGGTGGATATCGGGGAAGGAGAAAAGGAGTACATCATTACGTTGGAAGTGCCAGGCGTTGCCGAGAAGGATATTCATCTGACGCTCGCGGATGGCACCCTGATGATTCAAGGCGAAAAGCGATCTGAGCAAGAAGACAAGAATAAACACTATCACCGAGTCGAGCGTTCGTACGGTTCCTTTCAACGGATGCTGTCTCTACCAACGGATGCGGATGAAAATAACGTCGAAGCAAAATTTAAGAATGGCGTCTTGACCATCACCATCGCCAAAGATCCAGGCGCAAAACCGGCTGTGCGTAAAATTGCCATAACGTAA
- a CDS encoding DNA polymerase beta superfamily protein: MNPHTDDRTHTLLKVLVGSHAHGLASDKSDRDYRRVYVIPTEEMFQLGFKYSGSQWTKGDGDETAWEVGQFLLLGTQGHPLILETLVAPVITADAWGEQLRMLLPALWSPRIAFEAFTNYANNQRTKLLDKKDGRPAKYAAAYIRVLYNLGELLKSGSFHIRITDTSAGERLSRIKNGQYRLGDVMDWGEELTAQAEQLIAGCGNERDLPRINEFLVALRRAFLTP; this comes from the coding sequence ATGAATCCTCACACCGACGACCGTACACATACTCTTCTCAAAGTTCTCGTGGGCTCTCATGCCCATGGCTTGGCATCCGACAAGAGCGACCGGGACTACCGTCGTGTCTATGTCATTCCGACGGAGGAGATGTTTCAGTTGGGATTTAAATATTCCGGCTCGCAGTGGACGAAAGGTGATGGTGATGAAACGGCTTGGGAGGTCGGACAATTTCTTCTGCTGGGGACACAAGGCCATCCCCTGATTCTTGAAACGCTGGTGGCCCCCGTCATCACAGCTGATGCATGGGGAGAACAACTGCGCATGCTGCTGCCGGCGCTTTGGTCGCCCCGAATTGCCTTCGAGGCCTTTACCAACTATGCCAACAATCAACGCACCAAATTGCTGGATAAGAAAGATGGACGTCCGGCAAAGTATGCAGCCGCCTATATCCGGGTTCTCTACAATCTGGGTGAATTGCTCAAATCAGGAAGCTTTCACATCCGCATTACGGACACATCGGCAGGAGAACGGCTGTCTCGCATCAAAAATGGACAATACCGATTAGGAGACGTGATGGATTGGGGGGAAGAACTCACCGCACAGGCAGAGCAATTAATTGCTGGCTGCGGAAATGAACGAGATTTACCGCGCATTAATGAATTTCTGGTGGCCCTTCGCCGGGCTTTTCTGACCCCTTAG
- a CDS encoding MgtC/SapB family protein, with protein sequence MTIEESFLGFLIALAAGALIGLERQQDLSVERKTGIGGVRTFPLIALAGAMSAFISQTLGVWPIIAALLILGVLLAVAYEKEWGRKEPPGIITPLAALITFLLGVLALLPALPLDAPHRYLLIVGSAGVVMALLSLKERLHHVVQQVSDDDIYATAKFVILALVVLPLLPNRTFGPLNVLNPFHTGIMVVLIAGISFLGYLCTRIIGSNKGLATTGIVGGFVSSTAVTISMATQAGDHPRLALPGAMAILGASSTMFARMLVIVSLLQPDLFLMLLAPLGGMAVCGYVMSFILYGKAQRTPADGPDVSHRNPFELRPALGFGVLYAGVLFISKAAQTYLGDQGLYASSLLAGTTDVDAIMLSIVRLQQDGLLAWTAATAITLAAMTNTILKILLAGWFGGKPLMKYVAPGMIAILITGGLILTVFGFTHP encoded by the coding sequence ATGACTATTGAAGAATCTTTTCTCGGCTTTCTCATAGCCCTTGCCGCAGGGGCCTTGATTGGCTTGGAACGTCAGCAGGATCTGAGCGTAGAGCGCAAAACCGGCATCGGCGGCGTACGAACCTTTCCCTTAATTGCCCTTGCCGGAGCCATGTCGGCGTTTATCTCCCAAACCCTTGGCGTATGGCCCATTATTGCCGCTCTCCTGATTCTTGGCGTGCTCCTGGCTGTGGCGTATGAAAAGGAATGGGGTCGGAAGGAGCCACCGGGAATCATTACTCCACTGGCAGCCTTGATCACCTTTCTCCTGGGTGTTCTCGCCTTACTCCCTGCCCTTCCGCTTGACGCCCCCCATCGGTATCTCCTCATCGTCGGAAGCGCCGGAGTCGTCATGGCCTTGTTGTCGTTAAAAGAACGACTGCATCATGTGGTGCAACAAGTGTCCGATGATGATATCTATGCCACCGCCAAATTTGTCATTTTAGCCCTCGTCGTCTTGCCTCTCCTCCCCAACCGCACATTCGGTCCTCTGAATGTCCTCAACCCCTTTCATACCGGCATCATGGTCGTGCTCATTGCGGGCATCAGTTTTTTGGGATATCTCTGCACTCGCATCATCGGCTCAAATAAAGGCCTTGCCACGACAGGCATCGTGGGAGGCTTCGTCTCATCCACCGCCGTCACCATCAGCATGGCCACACAAGCGGGGGACCATCCGCGACTGGCCCTGCCTGGAGCGATGGCCATCCTCGGGGCATCCAGCACTATGTTTGCCAGGATGCTGGTGATCGTGAGCCTCCTTCAACCGGATTTGTTCCTGATGCTGCTCGCGCCTTTGGGGGGCATGGCCGTCTGCGGGTATGTCATGAGTTTCATCTTATATGGCAAAGCGCAACGTACACCCGCGGATGGTCCGGACGTCTCCCACCGCAATCCATTCGAATTACGTCCGGCCCTGGGATTTGGTGTATTGTATGCCGGAGTCTTGTTCATCTCGAAAGCCGCCCAGACCTACCTGGGCGATCAAGGGTTGTATGCGTCCAGCCTCTTAGCCGGTACCACCGACGTCGATGCCATCATGTTGTCAATCGTCCGGTTACAGCAGGACGGACTGCTGGCCTGGACAGCCGCCACGGCCATCACCCTGGCAGCCATGACCAATACGATCCTGAAAATTCTTTTAGCAGGATGGTTTGGGGGAAAACCGCTCATGAAATATGTGGCGCCTGGAATGATCGCCATTTTGATAACCGGCGGTCTGATCCTGACCGTCTTTGGGTTCACACACCCTTAA
- the ggt gene encoding gamma-glutamyltransferase translates to MNTTPHWALAGKTYLAWIVCFCVLVGSVLDDGLAQDTPIFTHREIFHPVYAEHGMVVSQEAMATRVGVDILKAGGNAIDAAVAVGFALAVTLPQAGNLGGGGFMLIYAAEKPVAMALDYREVAPAASSPQMFLDGEGMVDQSRLRYSHQSVGVPGTVAGLVEAIETYGTLSLQAVLAPAIQLAREGIIVSADLAAAMHEHATQLSRWPSTRRIFFQPDGTMYRSGDRLIQNDLAWSLQQISEQGSDAFYDGPIAERVSAEMRAHGGLMTKEDLGRYRAVWRQPLRGTYRGYDIVSMPPPSSGGVHLIQMLNILEHEPLKIFGHNSARTIHWLVESMKLAYADRSQWLGDPEFVEVPVQGLISKAYAKHLHTSIDPQKARPSSSIRSSNPLPYEGRDTTHFSVMDKEGNIVSSTYTINFSFGSGIVAEGTGILLNNEMDDFVAKPGTPNVYGLMGSAANAIEPGKRPVSSMTPTLVLHNEKPFLATGSPGGSHIITTTLQLILNVIDHDMNVASATAAPRVHHQWMPDEVRVERGLSPDTLILLEQWGHTITIGETMGGAQSILKGPQGLYGASDPRKPDSLAAGY, encoded by the coding sequence ATGAACACTACACCTCATTGGGCACTGGCAGGTAAGACATACCTGGCATGGATAGTGTGTTTTTGTGTGTTGGTGGGGAGTGTCTTGGATGACGGGTTGGCGCAAGATACACCCATCTTTACCCACCGGGAAATCTTTCATCCCGTCTATGCCGAACATGGAATGGTCGTCAGTCAAGAGGCCATGGCAACCCGTGTGGGTGTGGACATATTAAAAGCCGGAGGGAATGCGATTGACGCCGCAGTCGCAGTGGGATTTGCGCTGGCTGTCACGCTTCCTCAGGCCGGGAATCTCGGGGGAGGCGGGTTTATGCTGATTTACGCAGCAGAGAAGCCTGTCGCGATGGCCCTCGACTACCGTGAAGTCGCTCCTGCTGCCTCATCGCCACAGATGTTTCTTGATGGAGAAGGCATGGTAGACCAGTCACGCCTTCGCTACAGCCATCAATCTGTCGGCGTTCCCGGCACGGTCGCGGGTTTGGTGGAAGCGATTGAAACATATGGTACCCTTTCTCTGCAGGCCGTGCTGGCTCCGGCAATTCAACTTGCCAGGGAGGGGATCATCGTCTCCGCTGATTTGGCGGCAGCGATGCACGAGCATGCGACACAGCTTTCTCGGTGGCCCTCCACTCGCCGCATTTTTTTTCAGCCGGATGGGACGATGTACCGGTCCGGGGATCGGTTGATCCAGAACGATCTGGCGTGGTCGCTTCAACAAATTTCCGAGCAGGGGTCAGATGCATTTTATGACGGTCCAATCGCGGAGCGTGTGAGCGCCGAGATGCGTGCCCACGGAGGATTGATGACCAAAGAAGATTTGGGTCGCTACCGTGCGGTCTGGCGGCAACCGCTGAGGGGAACGTATCGCGGGTATGACATTGTGTCGATGCCTCCGCCCAGTTCCGGGGGCGTTCATTTGATACAAATGCTGAACATCCTGGAACACGAACCACTCAAGATATTCGGCCACAATAGCGCCAGGACTATTCACTGGCTGGTTGAGAGTATGAAGCTGGCTTATGCAGACCGGAGCCAATGGCTGGGCGATCCTGAATTCGTCGAAGTGCCCGTGCAAGGTCTGATCTCCAAGGCCTATGCGAAACATTTACATACTTCCATTGATCCGCAGAAAGCTCGCCCTTCATCAAGTATTCGGTCCTCCAACCCTTTGCCTTACGAGGGGCGGGATACCACACACTTTTCGGTCATGGATAAAGAGGGTAATATCGTGTCGAGCACCTATACTATCAATTTCAGCTTTGGCAGCGGCATTGTGGCCGAGGGAACCGGAATTCTTTTGAACAATGAAATGGATGATTTTGTGGCGAAGCCGGGAACGCCCAATGTCTACGGCCTGATGGGTTCGGCGGCCAATGCGATTGAACCCGGAAAGCGCCCTGTCTCCTCAATGACGCCGACCTTGGTTTTACACAATGAAAAACCCTTCCTGGCCACCGGAAGCCCCGGAGGAAGTCATATCATCACCACGACCCTTCAACTTATTTTAAACGTCATTGATCATGACATGAACGTGGCCTCTGCCACCGCAGCGCCCCGTGTCCATCATCAATGGATGCCCGACGAAGTGCGAGTGGAACGCGGATTGAGTCCGGACACCCTGATCCTTCTTGAACAATGGGGTCACACCATTACGATCGGGGAAACCATGGGCGGGGCTCAAAGCATTCTGAAGGGGCCGCAGGGGCTCTATGGGGCATCCGATCCTCGCAAACCCGACTCTCTGGCCGCCGGGTATTAA
- a CDS encoding CBS domain-containing protein has product MLVREVMSTGVLTAFPTDSVRTVVIKMLSRHCGAIPVIDQQENLVGLVALRDVILPLFPNFGDYIHDNVHSRDFTEMEEGYPEALKKKVEEVMSRNPMTVSPSMPILEAASYMGVKNFRRIPVAENGKLMGMVSIGDINRGLFFERGC; this is encoded by the coding sequence ATGCTTGTACGTGAAGTGATGTCCACAGGAGTGTTGACGGCGTTTCCGACGGACTCGGTTCGAACGGTTGTGATAAAAATGTTGAGTCGGCATTGCGGGGCGATCCCAGTCATTGATCAACAAGAGAATCTGGTCGGGTTGGTGGCTCTTCGAGACGTGATATTACCGCTTTTCCCGAATTTTGGTGACTATATCCATGACAATGTTCACAGCCGGGATTTCACCGAGATGGAGGAAGGATATCCGGAAGCCCTGAAAAAAAAGGTTGAAGAGGTGATGAGCCGGAATCCTATGACCGTCTCGCCCTCCATGCCGATTTTAGAGGCCGCTTCCTACATGGGCGTGAAGAATTTCAGGAGAATCCCCGTCGCGGAAAACGGCAAACTGATGGGAATGGTCAGCATCGGCGATATCAATCGTGGCCTGTTTTTCGAGCGAGGGTGTTAG
- a CDS encoding zinc-dependent alcohol dehydrogenase family protein: MMNAMILEQDADVATGPLRARDIPKPAPGPGQVRVKVHVCGVCRTDLHVIEGELPPSMRPIVPGHETVGIVDRVGQGVKQIKEGDRVGIAWLQGTCGACEFCKAGRENLCAQATFTGYHVHGGYAEYALVSEQFAYPIPSVFTDEEAAPLLCAGIIGFRALRRSQVKPGQRLGLYGFGGSAHITIQIARHWGCEVYVCSLREEHRTLARQLGAVWVGTASEMPPNSLHSAIMFAPAGELVPPALRALEKGGTLALAGIYMTPIPSLDYTLDLFQERTLQSVTANTRQDGLDLLEAAAAIPIHTHTVPFQLEEANLALQQLKAGTIQGAGVLHVL, encoded by the coding sequence ATGATGAATGCCATGATCCTCGAACAGGACGCCGATGTCGCGACGGGTCCTTTACGGGCTCGCGATATCCCCAAACCTGCGCCGGGTCCCGGACAAGTTCGCGTCAAGGTTCATGTCTGCGGAGTGTGCCGCACTGATCTGCACGTCATCGAAGGCGAACTGCCCCCGTCTATGCGTCCCATTGTCCCTGGACATGAAACCGTCGGTATCGTGGATCGAGTGGGACAAGGAGTCAAACAGATCAAAGAAGGTGATCGAGTAGGAATCGCTTGGCTCCAGGGAACCTGCGGGGCCTGTGAATTCTGCAAGGCAGGGCGGGAAAATCTGTGCGCACAGGCCACCTTCACCGGTTATCACGTCCACGGTGGGTATGCCGAATACGCACTGGTCTCTGAACAATTCGCCTACCCTATTCCATCCGTGTTTACGGACGAAGAGGCCGCCCCGCTCTTGTGTGCCGGCATCATCGGCTTTCGTGCCTTACGCCGCAGTCAGGTGAAACCCGGACAGCGACTGGGCTTGTACGGATTCGGTGGCTCCGCCCATATTACAATTCAAATCGCCCGGCATTGGGGTTGTGAAGTCTACGTCTGTTCCTTACGGGAAGAACATCGCACCCTGGCTCGTCAACTGGGAGCGGTGTGGGTCGGGACGGCCTCAGAGATGCCACCAAACTCTCTTCACTCAGCGATCATGTTTGCCCCGGCGGGTGAGCTGGTGCCTCCGGCACTTCGGGCATTGGAAAAAGGCGGCACACTCGCCTTGGCCGGCATCTACATGACCCCCATTCCATCCTTGGATTATACACTCGATCTGTTTCAGGAGCGGACACTCCAAAGCGTCACTGCCAACACCCGCCAGGATGGATTGGACCTGTTAGAGGCTGCCGCTGCCATTCCCATTCACACCCACACGGTTCCCTTCCAATTAGAGGAAGCCAATCTGGCACTCCAACAATTAAAGGCCGGAACCATCCAGGGCGCGGGAGTCTTACATGTGCTGTAA